From Desulfosalsimonas propionicica:
TAAAAATTGTAGAACAAAGGGTAATTGTAAAGAAGATGAATCTGATCTTTGCAACGTTTGCAGGGCATATAGGACGATATTGAGATCGTCTGGCTATGTAGACTATGATGATTTGATATTTTTGGCTTGTAGATTTTTAGCTGAACGGAAAGATTTTGCGACTGAGTTTAGAAAAAAAACCCGGTTTTTGCTTATTGATGAATATCAGGATATTAATGAAGCCCAGTGTGACTTTATAGGGCTACTTTCAGAAGGTCAAGAGGATGGTGTGTTCGCTGTTGGTGATGATGACCAAAGCATTTATTCATTTCGTGGGGGTGATCCAAAATACATTAAAAATTTTGAATCATACTTCGATCAAAATCCTCGTATCGGAAGGCTTTCAGTTAGCTGGAGATGTCCTGAGCATATTGCCATAGGGGCTAGTGCGTATTCCGGTGAAGTCGGCCACTGATTCCGGACGAAGCCGGCCACCTGTTCCGGAGGAAGTCGGCCACCCATTCCGGATGATTCCGGCCACCTGTTCCGGTCCATGTCGGCCACTTTTTCGGAGCAAAGCGACGCTCTTTTTTTCTCACAAATTACCGGGATTAAGTCAACGCTGTTTTTTTCTTCCGCATAGAGCCTCCTTTCAAATCGATTTTATAAGCATTGTGGACCATACGATCGAGTATGGCATCGGCCATTGTCGGATCACCAATGATTTCATGCCAGTGCGACACCGACAACTGGCTGGTAATCACGGTTGACTGCAGTTCATAGCGGTCTTCTATTATCTCAAGAAAGTCTCTCTGCTGCTCCTTGTTTAATTTCGACAGCCCCCAGTCATCGAGGACCAAAAGGTTTGTTTTGGCCAATGTGGACAGCAGTTTGGCGTAGCGCCCATCTCCTTTTGCCAGGGCCAGGTCGGCAAACAGTTTGGGCAAGCGCAGATACAGGGCACTATATCCTTGCCTGCAGGCTTTCTGGGCAAGGGCGCAGGCCAGATACGACTTGCCCACCCCTGTCGGGCCGGTGATAAATACATTATGATGGGCCTTTAGCCATTGACAGGATGCAAGCGACAAAATCAGTCCTTTATCCAGCCCGCGAGGATGATTAAAATCAATGTCTTCAATGCTGGCTGCAAGACGCAGCTTTGCCTTGCGCAGCCGGGTTTTGAGCTGCCTGTCTTCCCGTTCTGTCTTTTCACGGTCCACGATCAGACCAAAGCGCTCTTCAAAAGAAAATTTGCCGATATCGGCCATCTGAAGCTGCTCTTCAAAGGCCTTGCACATACCGTAAAACTTCATCACCTGCAGTTTTTCTATAATCGGATGGGTCAGCATGATAGGCTCCCTTATTTTTTGTCTGTTCAAAATATCGTTCATGACCTATGCTATAAACGCCTCTGCCGGAGGATAGGGCAACGCTGGGGAGCGACCCGAGCGCCGGCCAGGGGCGGCCGAAGTATGGGGGCCGTACCCAAGTGTACGGTCCTTTTCTTCATACTTTGGTCTTTTATGCGCCAAACCCCGGGGGCTTGGGGGCAGCGCCCCCAATTCAGATCAGATCCATACCTTTTACTGGAAGTACTTTTGCCCCCGGATGTTGGCGTGCTCAATGCAGTCCCCTGACGGGTCTTCATCCGGCAAAGGCTTTTGATCCAGGCCATTTTTCAGGATCGACTCAACGCTTTTATAGCTGAGCCCGCCGATGGCGTTGGCTCGTTTGGCAGCTGCTTCCAGACGCTCTTCCCCGTAACTTTTGCCCAGCTGCAATATCCCCAGACAACTTCGGAAGCCCTGCTGGGGATGTATGCGGGATTTCATAACGTTTTGAACCAACTCAGCTGTGCTGGGCCCGATCTGCCTAGCCCATCGCAGCAGGCGCTCAGGGGTCCATTGCAGGTATCTCTGATGACGTTCCGGCATGTGCTGCTTTAATGTGGTATGCCTCCCGGGGCGATCACTTCTGGGATGTGCGGCGATATTTTTGCTTTTATAAAAGCATTCCACCGTGTTGGCCGTAAGCCGGACATCGATCTCTTTTTTGACCATCTGATGGGGTACGCTGTAATAATGCCGATCGATTTCGATGTGATAGTCGATGTTGACCTTGGCTTTTTTCCACCAGGCAAATTCATAGCGATGTACCGGCAGGGGTTTTAGGGCTGGTTTGTCCACAGCTTCAAACACGCTTTTTCTGGTTCCGGGCATTTTCTGGAACGGCTTGTTGTTTAATTCTTCCAGAAGCTTTGCAATGGCACGGTTGAGCTCGGTTAAACTGAAAAACGTGCGGTTGCGAAGCTTTGCCAGGATCCAGCGCTCAACGATCTGAACGCCCACTTCAGCCTTTGCCTTGTCCTTGGGCGCCCGTTTGCGCGCCGGGATCACTGCAGTGTCATAATGATTGGCCATATCCAGATACGTCGGGTTTAGATCCGGCTCATAGCGGCAGGCCCGGGTGACACCGCTTTTGAGATTGTCCGGGATGACCAGTTCCGGAACACCGCCCAAAAACTCAAAAGCCCGGACATGGGAGTCGATCCAGTCAGCAAGTCCCTGGCTCTCTGTTGCTTCGGCATAGGTGTAATTGGATGCGCCCATACAGGCAATAAAGATTTGTACATTCCGGATCATGCCGTCTTTGGGGTTTGTAATCGATACGGTCATGCCGCTGTAGTCGACAAACAGTTTTTCTCCTGCCCGGTGATCCTGGCGCATGGTCACATCGAGCTGGTTGCACCATTGCCGGTACTGATGACAGAACTGGCTGTATTGATAGCCCTGAGGGTTTTGGGCCTTATACTCATGCCACAACAGCATGAGGGTCATGCCCTTGCGCTTGAGTTCTTTGTGGAGATAGGAAAAATCCAGGGGAGGCCGCTGTGGCGTGGGTGC
This genomic window contains:
- a CDS encoding UvrD-helicase domain-containing protein; protein product: MIEIQDPLHAYSIFPGPILLLAGPGTGKTYQIEKRILFLFSEMNADPDEISVITFTTAAAMSMRTRLSNKSKEAGVDKCPSIINTMHSLGNSIIGEFPEFFGLPKDYSVLANQEFKNVLMRDAARIEGFETDICTAVKNCRTKGNCKEDESDLCNVCRAYRTILRSSGYVDYDDLIFLACRFLAERKDFATEFRKKTRFLLIDEYQDINEAQCDFIGLLSEGQEDGVFAVGDDDQSIYSFRGGDPKYIKNFESYFDQNPRIGRLSVSWRCPEHIAIGASAYSGEVGH
- the istB gene encoding IS21-like element helper ATPase IstB yields the protein MLTHPIIEKLQVMKFYGMCKAFEEQLQMADIGKFSFEERFGLIVDREKTEREDRQLKTRLRKAKLRLAASIEDIDFNHPRGLDKGLILSLASCQWLKAHHNVFITGPTGVGKSYLACALAQKACRQGYSALYLRLPKLFADLALAKGDGRYAKLLSTLAKTNLLVLDDWGLSKLNKEQQRDFLEIIEDRYELQSTVITSQLSVSHWHEIIGDPTMADAILDRMVHNAYKIDLKGGSMRKKKTALT
- the istA gene encoding IS21 family transposase, encoding MRKIREVLRLKFECGLSNRQIANSTSVARSTVGDYVSRARAAGIAWPLADDMDDQQLEKLLFYQVLTAPTPQRPPLDFSYLHKELKRKGMTLMLLWHEYKAQNPQGYQYSQFCHQYRQWCNQLDVTMRQDHRAGEKLFVDYSGMTVSITNPKDGMIRNVQIFIACMGASNYTYAEATESQGLADWIDSHVRAFEFLGGVPELVIPDNLKSGVTRACRYEPDLNPTYLDMANHYDTAVIPARKRAPKDKAKAEVGVQIVERWILAKLRNRTFFSLTELNRAIAKLLEELNNKPFQKMPGTRKSVFEAVDKPALKPLPVHRYEFAWWKKAKVNIDYHIEIDRHYYSVPHQMVKKEIDVRLTANTVECFYKSKNIAAHPRSDRPGRHTTLKQHMPERHQRYLQWTPERLLRWARQIGPSTAELVQNVMKSRIHPQQGFRSCLGILQLGKSYGEERLEAAAKRANAIGGLSYKSVESILKNGLDQKPLPDEDPSGDCIEHANIRGQKYFQ